A window of Deltaproteobacteria bacterium contains these coding sequences:
- a CDS encoding oxidoreductase, producing the protein YCIAACHNCHAQIHELSEYYGGHYGVVHLWTLICLSLGILGPNERAYLRDDLKDVNVFHPEIAV; encoded by the coding sequence CTACTGCATTGCCGCCTGCCATAACTGCCACGCCCAGATCCATGAACTGAGCGAATATTACGGCGGCCATTACGGCGTGGTCCATCTCTGGACCCTTATCTGTCTGTCCCTGGGCATTCTCGGCCCCAACGAACGGGCGTATCTCAGAGACGATCTGAAGGACGTGAATGTGTTTCATCCGGAGATCGCGGTGTAG